One segment of Triticum aestivum cultivar Chinese Spring chromosome 2A, IWGSC CS RefSeq v2.1, whole genome shotgun sequence DNA contains the following:
- the LOC123184316 gene encoding uncharacterized protein isoform X1, with amino-acid sequence MADYAPPPEDQALELGLYLALALPGGLVAWVPAKARAVARWLSGGRRAAPEADGADPIRGVPPGRTPSLLDRAEVAAVSAALCVALVAGIHPIPSLVQRRADSSDSDEEEVQSGHHSDRHVWYPPIESLQAGDRRLFFPGLTASARQLPDARQGDDLLHRLSDVENPLILTPSTERFSGPCELTNETTRTWVMRLKITTKLVCLCKRQLHEQNQELAEECFAVVAKQSVEQILEVACSFTDATWSDAHISQQLTVFDTVVDVLFNVQGLRFSGSGEVAGIINKMVNAFKGVIQRTSNDIRSNKESIIHPATFILIQVLEFFRRNRDMIQSILESGGYNTGPCSDMLDCLVSKLKWAEKSFQKKGQRCIFFLNNINYVLQKNCHSGLLPPNVESNLVSLIDQYIVSYLEKYWVPLLRYLDGDSLRKPRRLSLDKFTGEFFTICYSQMTWKVQTVLKGRLRQEIVDLIVPKYVNFLRALQENPRSWFDRISREKPMCPAAELEQVIRGLFER; translated from the exons ATGGCGGATTACGCCCCTCCCCCGGAGGACCAGGCGCTGGAGCTGGGGCTCTACCTCGCGCTCGCTCTGCCCGGAGGCCTCGTCGCCTGGGTTCCCGCCAAGGCGCGCGCCGTCGCCAGGTGGCTATCCGGGGGCCGGCGCGCTGCTCCGGAGGCGGACGGAGCCGATCCGATCCGGGGGGTTCCTCCCGGCCGCACCCCGAGCCTCCTCGACCGCGCCGAGGTGGCCGCGGTGAGCGCCGCCCTCTGCGTCGCCCTCGTCGCCGGGATCCACCCGATCCCCTCTCTCGTGCAGCGCCGAGCGGACTCGTCGGACTCCGACGAGGAGGAGGTGCAGAGCGGACACCACAGCGACCGGCACGTCTGGTACCCACCCATAGAGTCCCTCCAAGCAGGGGATCGCCGTCTCTTCTTCCCCGGCTTGACTGCCTCGGCCCGACAGCTTCCCGACGCTCGACAAGGCGACGACCTTCTGCACAG ACTGTCAGATGTAGAGAACCCGTTGATCCTCACGCCAAGCACAGAACGGTTTTCAGGTCCATGTGAGTTGACCAATGAAACAACAAGGACTTGGGTCATGAGGCTCAAAATTACTACCAAACTTGTTTGTTTATGTAAGCGGCAATTACATGAGCAGAATCAGGAATTGGCTGAAGAATGCTTTGCAGTGGTAGCCAAGCAATCTGTAGAGCAGATCCTTGAGGTTGCATGTTCATTCACTGATGCAACTTGGTCTGATGCCCACATTTCTCAACAACTGACTGTTTTTGACACAGTTGTTGATGTCCTATTCAATGTACAAGGCCTGCGTTTCAGCGGGTCTGGTGAGGTTGCTGGTATTATCAATAAGATGGTGAATGCTTTCAAAGGAGTAATTCAGAGGACTTCAAATGACATCCGTAGCAACAAGGAATCTATTATTCATCCTGCAACTTTTATTCTCATACAAGTCCTGGAATTTTTCCGCCGTAACAGAGATATGATCCAGTCAATACTTGAATCTGGAGGTTACAACACTGGCCCATGCTCTGACATGTTAGATTGTTTGGTATCTAAGCTCAAGTGGGCAGAAAAAAGTTTCCAAAAAAAGGGGCAAAGGTGCATATTCTTCTTGAATAACATAAATTATGTTTTGCAAAAGAATTGCCATTCAGGGTTACTCCCTCCCAATGTAGAGAGTAATTTAGTTTCACTGATTGACCAGTACATCGTGAGCTACCTTGAGAAATACTGGGTTCCACTCCTGAGATATTTGGATGGGGATTCTCTGAGGAAGCCACGCCGTTTGTCCTTGGATAAATTTACTGGAGAGTTCTTTACTATCTGTTATAGCCAGATGACTTGGAAGGTTCAGACTGTGCTCAAGGGGAGACTGCGTCAAGAGATAGTGGATTTGATTGTTCCAAAATATGTGAACTTCTTGAGAGCACTACAGGAAAATCCAAGATCTTGGTTCGACAGGATCAGCCGAGAGAAACCGATGTGTCCCGCAGCGGAACTGGAGCAGGTGATCAGAGGATTATTTGAAAGATAG
- the LOC123184316 gene encoding uncharacterized protein isoform X2, producing the protein MADYAPPPEDQALELGLYLALALPGGLVAWVPAKARAVARWLSGGRRAAPEADGADPIRGVPPGRTPSLLDRAEVAAVSAALCVALVAGIHPIPSLVQRRADSSDSDEEEVQSGHHSDRHVWYPPIESLQAGDRRLFFPGLTASARQLPDARQGDDLLHRLSDVENPLILTPSTERFSGPCELTNETTRTWVMRLKITTKLVCLCKRQLHEQNQELAEECFAVVAKQSVEQILEVACSFTDATWSDAHISQQLTVFDTVVDVLFNVQGLRFSGSGEVAGIINKMVNAFKGVIQRTSNDIRSNKESIIHPATFILIQVLEFFRRNRDMIQSILESGGYNTGPCSDMLDCLVSKLKWAEKSFQKKGQSTS; encoded by the exons ATGGCGGATTACGCCCCTCCCCCGGAGGACCAGGCGCTGGAGCTGGGGCTCTACCTCGCGCTCGCTCTGCCCGGAGGCCTCGTCGCCTGGGTTCCCGCCAAGGCGCGCGCCGTCGCCAGGTGGCTATCCGGGGGCCGGCGCGCTGCTCCGGAGGCGGACGGAGCCGATCCGATCCGGGGGGTTCCTCCCGGCCGCACCCCGAGCCTCCTCGACCGCGCCGAGGTGGCCGCGGTGAGCGCCGCCCTCTGCGTCGCCCTCGTCGCCGGGATCCACCCGATCCCCTCTCTCGTGCAGCGCCGAGCGGACTCGTCGGACTCCGACGAGGAGGAGGTGCAGAGCGGACACCACAGCGACCGGCACGTCTGGTACCCACCCATAGAGTCCCTCCAAGCAGGGGATCGCCGTCTCTTCTTCCCCGGCTTGACTGCCTCGGCCCGACAGCTTCCCGACGCTCGACAAGGCGACGACCTTCTGCACAG ACTGTCAGATGTAGAGAACCCGTTGATCCTCACGCCAAGCACAGAACGGTTTTCAGGTCCATGTGAGTTGACCAATGAAACAACAAGGACTTGGGTCATGAGGCTCAAAATTACTACCAAACTTGTTTGTTTATGTAAGCGGCAATTACATGAGCAGAATCAGGAATTGGCTGAAGAATGCTTTGCAGTGGTAGCCAAGCAATCTGTAGAGCAGATCCTTGAGGTTGCATGTTCATTCACTGATGCAACTTGGTCTGATGCCCACATTTCTCAACAACTGACTGTTTTTGACACAGTTGTTGATGTCCTATTCAATGTACAAGGCCTGCGTTTCAGCGGGTCTGGTGAGGTTGCTGGTATTATCAATAAGATGGTGAATGCTTTCAAAGGAGTAATTCAGAGGACTTCAAATGACATCCGTAGCAACAAGGAATCTATTATTCATCCTGCAACTTTTATTCTCATACAAGTCCTGGAATTTTTCCGCCGTAACAGAGATATGATCCAGTCAATACTTGAATCTGGAGGTTACAACACTGGCCCATGCTCTGACATGTTAGATTGTTTGGTATCTAAGCTCAAGTGGGCAGAAAAAAGTTTCCAAAAAAAGGGGCAAAG TACATCGTGA